One part of the Bacteroidia bacterium genome encodes these proteins:
- a CDS encoding UDP-2,3-diacylglucosamine diphosphatase: MKKHKKRKIDLLVISDVHLGTFGCRAKELLNYLKTLNPKILILNGDFIDIWQFNKRYFPKSHMKVIKYITSLLASGTRVYYITGNHDEMLRKFKGFQLGNFEIVNKVVLELDGKKAWFFHGDVFDVSMKHSKWLARLGGMGYDLLIMINTLANRISELFGKGRISLSKKIKNSVKSAVKFIDDFEETAAEIAISNGYDFVVCGHIHQAQMREVVNKQGESVIYLNSGDWIENLTALEYHAGEWSIYEYAQDQDAQNMSPADSSKEMELQKAGYKNKELFEELIAEFQVNAQNKTEIENNLTIQL; this comes from the coding sequence ATGAAGAAGCATAAAAAACGTAAAATCGATCTCCTGGTAATATCAGATGTGCACCTGGGAACCTTTGGTTGCAGAGCCAAAGAACTCCTCAATTATCTAAAAACGCTTAATCCCAAAATCCTGATTCTGAATGGAGATTTTATTGATATATGGCAATTCAATAAACGCTACTTTCCCAAGTCCCATATGAAGGTGATCAAATATATTACCTCTCTTCTGGCATCTGGCACCAGGGTCTATTATATCACGGGCAACCATGATGAAATGCTCCGCAAGTTTAAGGGATTTCAATTGGGAAACTTTGAGATTGTGAACAAAGTGGTGTTGGAATTGGATGGAAAGAAAGCCTGGTTTTTCCATGGAGATGTTTTTGATGTTAGCATGAAGCATTCTAAATGGTTGGCGCGCCTGGGTGGGATGGGCTATGATCTCCTTATCATGATCAATACCCTGGCCAACAGGATCAGCGAACTCTTTGGGAAAGGGCGGATTTCTCTTTCCAAAAAAATCAAAAATAGTGTGAAGTCGGCGGTGAAATTTATCGATGACTTTGAGGAAACAGCAGCCGAGATCGCCATTTCAAATGGCTATGACTTTGTTGTTTGTGGACATATTCATCAAGCCCAAATGCGAGAAGTAGTAAATAAGCAAGGGGAAAGTGTCATCTACCTGAATTCGGGAGATTGGATCGAAAACCTGACAGCCCTGGAGTATCATGCAGGCGAGTGGTCCATTTATGAATATGCTCAGGATCAGGATGCGCAGAATATGAGTCCTGCAGATTCGTCAAAGGAAATGGAATTGCAGAAGGCAGGCTATAAAAACAAAGAGCTTTTTGAAGAGCTGATCGCGGAATTTCAGGTAAATGCACAGAATAAAACCGAAATAGAAAATAACTTAACTATACAGCTATGA
- a CDS encoding M1 family metallopeptidase: MFRTETSHFTPCLPFFNNLSHWSFSGFTWTVLLFGLYLFVSGPDLWAKEGPKYGYDVSYYELDIDFNLDRKSIQGEVVMHFTALADLKVVQMDLYKNLKMDSAFLDSSSLNFERQKNVIVIQLKEELKKGEQAVIRVNYHGVPRESQFAPWEGGFVWRNDVDGYPWLGVACQTFGASVWWPVKDDLADEPDSMLLQFTIPLGLVCLSNGKLQERRVQGSRQTFVWKTLYPMNVYNVTFDIGAYQHFSLPYGEKDSGKKLDFFLLKEHLPYGMKHFHQTLPMMEFLEKTYGEYPWWEEGFKLIVSPYHGMEHQTAISYGNGFQNLSGFSFDDIILHEAAHEWWGNSITVGDFKDVWLQEGMATYAEALYAEEIGGYKNYLKYIKYLKERITNQKPVSDPIPQGSIGIRTDVYVKGAILMHSFRLSLDNDELFFDILRSFYAERRNSITSTADFIELVNRKTAKDYTEFFSQYLDKTRVPMIKWYAVKGPEKTDFYYQLNSKSETLELPFQIQTPKGRLTLHASREIKVHTMSKGSKPKFPRVNAYVRMIKSNQLKPKG, from the coding sequence ATGTTTCGAACAGAAACTTCTCATTTCACTCCTTGCCTCCCATTTTTCAACAATCTGTCTCATTGGTCTTTTTCCGGATTCACATGGACTGTCTTATTATTTGGGCTATACCTATTTGTATCGGGACCTGATCTATGGGCCAAAGAAGGACCCAAATACGGCTATGATGTTTCCTACTACGAACTCGACATTGATTTCAATCTGGATAGAAAATCCATTCAGGGCGAGGTAGTGATGCATTTTACTGCTTTAGCAGATTTGAAAGTAGTTCAGATGGATTTGTATAAAAATCTGAAAATGGACTCGGCTTTTCTGGACAGTAGCTCCCTCAATTTTGAACGGCAAAAAAATGTGATCGTGATTCAGTTAAAAGAGGAGTTGAAGAAAGGAGAACAAGCAGTGATCCGGGTCAATTATCATGGGGTTCCCAGAGAAAGTCAGTTTGCTCCTTGGGAAGGAGGCTTTGTATGGCGAAATGATGTAGATGGATATCCCTGGCTTGGTGTGGCTTGTCAAACCTTTGGGGCGAGTGTGTGGTGGCCCGTTAAAGATGATTTAGCAGATGAGCCCGATAGTATGTTGCTGCAGTTTACGATACCTCTGGGATTGGTTTGCCTGAGCAATGGGAAATTACAAGAGAGAAGAGTGCAAGGTTCCCGTCAAACTTTTGTGTGGAAAACCTTATATCCGATGAATGTTTATAATGTAACTTTCGACATCGGCGCCTATCAACATTTTTCTCTTCCCTATGGCGAAAAGGATTCTGGAAAAAAGCTGGATTTCTTTTTATTGAAGGAACATCTTCCTTATGGAATGAAGCACTTCCATCAAACCCTGCCCATGATGGAATTTTTGGAAAAAACGTATGGCGAATATCCCTGGTGGGAGGAGGGCTTTAAACTAATCGTGAGTCCTTATCATGGCATGGAGCATCAAACTGCGATTTCTTATGGGAATGGTTTCCAAAATTTGAGTGGATTTAGCTTCGATGATATTATTCTTCATGAAGCAGCCCATGAATGGTGGGGCAATAGCATTACAGTCGGAGATTTTAAAGATGTCTGGTTGCAAGAGGGAATGGCTACCTACGCAGAGGCACTTTATGCGGAAGAAATAGGAGGATATAAAAACTACCTGAAATATATCAAATACCTGAAAGAAAGGATCACGAATCAGAAGCCTGTCTCGGATCCTATTCCTCAGGGGAGTATTGGAATTCGGACGGATGTTTATGTCAAAGGAGCAATCCTCATGCATAGCTTTAGATTATCGCTGGACAATGACGAATTATTTTTTGATATCCTGAGAAGCTTTTATGCAGAAAGAAGAAATTCGATTACCTCAACAGCAGATTTTATTGAACTGGTAAACCGAAAGACGGCTAAAGACTATACTGAATTTTTTAGTCAATACCTGGATAAAACCCGGGTACCTATGATCAAATGGTACGCAGTTAAAGGACCTGAAAAGACGGATTTTTATTATCAATTAAACTCGAAATCAGAGACGCTTGAACTTCCCTTCCAAATTCAAACTCCCAAGGGTAGATTGACACTACATGCTTCCCGAGAGATCAAAGTTCATACAATGTCTAAAGGCTCAAAACCAAAATTTCCCCGAGTAAATGCATATGTGCGGATGATAAAAAGCAATCAGTTGAAACCAAAGGGGTAG
- a CDS encoding AAA family ATPase codes for MSWKFPTYEIDSPLNWEKMSRKFSWIEDMKDVAQDPLWHAEGDVFVHTQMVLESLIDQPEFKLLSDEEKHAMVAAALLHDVEKRSTTQREQIEGEERITSPGHAKKGEYSSRDFLYRSIPSPFPLREEVAKLVRLHGLPIWAIEKEDPQKAVILASLLVDTQKLALLARADVLGRICPDQEEMLLRIEMFEELCKENDCFGKPKTFKSAYGRYEYLNKPNISPDYEPFEDHKSEVILMSALPGSGKDYYINRHFDLPVLSLDDLRRMHKVDPRNKKKNGQIIQLGKEKAKEFLRARQNFVYNATNISSQMRGRWVDLFVSYGARVKIVYVEVPFQKLLSQNKNREYMVPEIAIAKMMGKWEIPSVKEAHEVLFEVDS; via the coding sequence ATGAGTTGGAAGTTCCCCACATATGAGATTGATTCGCCTTTGAACTGGGAAAAAATGAGTCGAAAATTTTCCTGGATCGAAGACATGAAAGACGTAGCACAGGATCCGCTCTGGCATGCTGAGGGGGATGTTTTTGTCCATACCCAAATGGTGTTGGAATCCCTTATTGATCAGCCAGAATTCAAGCTGCTTTCTGATGAGGAAAAACATGCGATGGTCGCTGCCGCCTTATTACATGATGTAGAGAAACGCTCGACAACGCAAAGGGAACAAATAGAGGGGGAGGAAAGAATCACTTCTCCGGGACATGCGAAAAAGGGAGAATACAGCAGCAGAGATTTTCTCTATCGTTCAATCCCAAGTCCCTTTCCTCTTCGGGAAGAAGTCGCAAAATTGGTACGCTTACATGGGCTTCCGATTTGGGCCATAGAAAAGGAAGATCCACAAAAAGCTGTGATACTTGCAAGCCTTTTAGTCGATACCCAAAAATTGGCCTTGCTGGCCAGAGCTGATGTATTGGGCAGAATATGTCCCGATCAGGAAGAAATGTTGTTGAGGATAGAGATGTTTGAAGAACTCTGCAAAGAGAATGATTGCTTCGGTAAGCCAAAGACTTTTAAATCGGCTTATGGGCGATATGAGTATCTGAATAAGCCGAATATTTCCCCCGATTATGAACCCTTCGAAGATCATAAGTCAGAAGTCATTCTCATGTCAGCTTTGCCGGGTAGTGGAAAGGATTATTATATCAATCGCCACTTCGATTTGCCCGTCCTATCCCTGGATGATTTAAGACGTATGCATAAGGTCGATCCTAGGAATAAAAAGAAAAATGGGCAGATCATTCAATTGGGTAAGGAGAAGGCAAAGGAATTCCTGCGGGCTCGCCAGAATTTCGTTTACAATGCCACCAATATCAGCAGTCAGATGAGAGGCCGATGGGTAGATTTATTTGTGTCCTATGGGGCTAGAGTAAAGATCGTCTATGTCGAGGTTCCTTTTCAAAAGTTGCTTTCCCAAAATAAAAACCGGGAATACATGGTCCCGGAAATAGCAATAGCAAAGATGATGGGTAAATGGGAAATTCCTTCTGTTAAAGAAGCGCATGAGGTGCTATTTGAGGTGGATAGTTAA
- a CDS encoding RNA ligase family protein codes for MNPSRKYCRSLHAHISLGTTSDDRFMPAGYVSAFAEMEELVLTEKLDGQNNCFNKKGVFARSHTAPTTHPWDKPMRERWELIKHDLNELEIFGENMYGIHSIAYKDLESYFYVFAVREGDQWLSWEEVKFYAAMLDFPTVPEIKISHPLKGMYKAEEDENELLRKWLIANLGMSWEESVETPGLLGGYDPESEKDCSEGFVVRNKAAFKTNEGPIPVAPNEFNNLFKLVRKSHVKTDVHWTKTWKPAPLIDYSRHRWFGYEYLSKK; via the coding sequence ATGAACCCTTCCCGAAAATATTGTAGAAGCTTGCATGCGCATATCAGTCTCGGAACTACTTCCGATGATCGATTTATGCCTGCTGGATACGTCTCTGCTTTTGCAGAGATGGAGGAGTTGGTTTTGACGGAAAAGCTGGATGGGCAAAACAATTGTTTCAATAAGAAAGGCGTTTTTGCCCGTTCTCATACAGCCCCGACTACCCATCCCTGGGATAAACCCATGAGAGAAAGATGGGAGCTCATCAAGCATGATTTGAATGAGTTGGAGATTTTCGGGGAAAATATGTACGGCATACATTCCATCGCTTATAAAGACTTGGAATCCTATTTCTATGTCTTTGCTGTCAGAGAAGGAGATCAATGGCTTTCCTGGGAGGAAGTGAAATTCTATGCGGCCATGCTGGATTTCCCTACCGTACCTGAGATCAAGATTAGCCATCCTTTAAAGGGAATGTACAAAGCGGAGGAGGATGAAAATGAGCTTTTGCGGAAATGGTTGATTGCTAATCTGGGGATGAGTTGGGAGGAAAGTGTGGAAACGCCTGGTTTGCTCGGAGGCTATGATCCAGAAAGCGAGAAGGATTGTTCAGAGGGTTTTGTAGTTAGGAATAAGGCAGCATTCAAAACCAATGAAGGCCCCATTCCAGTAGCCCCCAATGAGTTTAATAATCTCTTTAAACTGGTTCGGAAAAGCCATGTAAAAACGGATGTTCACTGGACAAAGACCTGGAAGCCGGCTCCTCTGATTGACTATAGCAGGCATCGCTGGTTTGGATATGAATATTTATCGAAAAAATGA
- a CDS encoding pentapeptide repeat-containing protein: MAKFIDDQTFEKEDFSNQEIEVKEYNDCSFLNCNFVDANISGISFEECRFEDCDFSNIRLDETAFRQVELVNCKMLGVHFNECNSFRMAIRFEKSQLSFASFFKLDLRDSTFYDCLIEEADFTEANLEKVIFKNCKLDRSVFESCNLQGTDFKTSHGYSMDLDLNRVKGAKFSSPGLKGLLGKYGLLID, encoded by the coding sequence ATGGCCAAATTCATTGACGATCAAACCTTCGAAAAAGAAGATTTTTCCAATCAGGAAATTGAAGTCAAAGAATACAATGACTGTAGTTTTTTGAACTGTAATTTTGTAGATGCGAATATCTCGGGAATCAGTTTTGAGGAATGTCGATTTGAAGATTGTGACTTTAGCAATATCCGCTTGGACGAAACGGCTTTTCGTCAGGTGGAATTGGTGAACTGCAAAATGCTGGGCGTTCATTTCAATGAATGCAATAGTTTTCGGATGGCCATTCGCTTTGAGAAGTCTCAATTAAGCTTCGCCTCCTTTTTTAAATTGGACCTGAGAGATTCTACATTTTATGATTGCCTGATTGAAGAAGCAGATTTTACAGAGGCTAATCTCGAAAAGGTGATCTTCAAAAACTGTAAACTGGATCGATCTGTTTTTGAATCCTGCAATCTTCAGGGAACAGATTTCAAAACTTCTCATGGGTACAGCATGGACCTGGACCTTAATCGGGTGAAAGGAGCTAAATTTTCTTCTCCAGGTTTGAAGGGGCTTTTAGGAAAATATGGTTTGCTTATAGATTAA
- a CDS encoding Gfo/Idh/MocA family oxidoreductase, producing the protein MQKNKNQKKRREFLKNSALAGAGFMIVPRHVLGRGYTAPSDKLNLAAIGAGGKGRSDIANAANGGKNNVVALADVDTNLAKASMKSFNKAKFYKDWRIMLEEMKDEIDAVTISTPDHLHGIAAMSAMQLGMHVYVQKPLTHNIYEARQLTEGARKYKVVSQMGNQGASNPAQVQMMQWFDEGMIGNVHTLYCWTDRPVWPQGQPFPTDKVKMPEQLSKEDWDLFIGPAEPVEYHPLFHPFKWRGWWNFGTGALGDMGCHIIDPPFRVLGLGYPTEVECSVGQVYKRDWVPEHNPEGCPPSSQVQLSFGPSEKNKIPLKMIWSDGGIRPFHPDLIPADHPLGGNNSSNGVIMIGEKGIMTCDVYGNSPKVYLPDGEVIEMPKNFKTDLLPNSGMREFGHQVSWTEACKAGFDSPEHKGLTSSFDYSGPLTETVLMGNLAIRSYSLTKKEGNGRNFYGRKKLIWDGENTKITNFDDANQFVSRPYRDGWKLI; encoded by the coding sequence ATGCAAAAGAATAAAAACCAAAAGAAACGCCGGGAATTTCTCAAGAATTCAGCCCTGGCAGGCGCCGGATTTATGATTGTTCCGCGCCATGTCCTGGGCAGAGGATATACGGCTCCGAGTGATAAGCTCAACCTGGCTGCTATTGGCGCGGGAGGAAAAGGAAGAAGCGACATTGCCAATGCCGCCAATGGTGGAAAAAACAATGTTGTGGCTCTGGCCGATGTTGATACCAATCTGGCAAAAGCTTCTATGAAAAGCTTTAATAAGGCCAAATTCTACAAAGATTGGCGCATCATGCTGGAAGAAATGAAGGACGAAATTGATGCAGTTACCATTTCGACTCCTGATCATCTGCATGGTATCGCAGCCATGAGTGCAATGCAATTGGGCATGCACGTATACGTCCAGAAACCCCTGACCCACAATATTTATGAAGCTCGCCAACTGACCGAAGGAGCACGTAAATACAAGGTCGTTAGCCAAATGGGAAATCAGGGCGCTTCCAATCCTGCACAGGTCCAAATGATGCAGTGGTTTGACGAAGGTATGATTGGCAATGTTCATACCCTCTATTGCTGGACCGACCGTCCTGTATGGCCGCAAGGACAGCCATTTCCTACTGATAAGGTGAAAATGCCCGAACAGCTATCTAAAGAAGACTGGGATCTTTTTATAGGGCCTGCTGAGCCGGTAGAATATCATCCCCTTTTCCATCCCTTCAAATGGAGAGGTTGGTGGAACTTCGGAACCGGAGCATTGGGCGATATGGGCTGCCATATTATTGATCCTCCCTTCCGTGTATTGGGCCTCGGATATCCAACTGAGGTTGAATGTAGTGTAGGACAGGTATATAAAAGGGACTGGGTGCCTGAGCATAATCCAGAAGGATGTCCTCCTTCTTCCCAAGTGCAACTTTCCTTTGGTCCATCTGAAAAAAATAAAATTCCACTCAAAATGATCTGGTCCGATGGAGGTATTCGTCCTTTCCATCCAGACCTTATTCCTGCTGATCATCCCTTGGGAGGAAACAATAGTAGCAATGGCGTGATCATGATCGGAGAAAAAGGCATCATGACTTGTGATGTCTATGGAAATTCACCCAAGGTGTATCTGCCAGACGGAGAAGTCATCGAAATGCCTAAAAATTTCAAAACCGATCTTCTTCCTAATTCGGGCATGAGAGAATTTGGCCATCAGGTTTCCTGGACAGAAGCTTGTAAAGCTGGTTTCGATAGCCCTGAACATAAAGGCCTGACTTCTTCCTTTGATTACTCAGGACCCTTGACCGAAACAGTTCTGATGGGTAACCTCGCCATCCGTAGCTATTCCCTCACCAAAAAGGAAGGCAATGGGCGCAATTTCTACGGAAGAAAGAAACTGATATGGGATGGAGAGAATACCAAAATCACCAATTTTGATGATGCTAATCAGTTTGTTAGCCGTCCGTACAGAGATGGATGGAAATTGATATAG
- a CDS encoding DEAD/DEAH box helicase, with the protein MKFEKFRIQPEIIRSLEKLNFKKPTDIQYKAIPAIQKGEDVLAIAQTGTGKTAAFAIPIIDMIQENKTSKRSEGLKCVVMVPTHELAIQIKEVFEEIGQHTLVKTYAIFGGVEQDRQIQKLQAGLDVLIATPGRLFDLVSQRYLNLGKVEILVLDEADHMLDLGFYKDIQDLLRFLPRKRQTLFFSATINEKIKKLAYSLVKNAIRIQISPKNPVAKNIDHAMIYVDMDEKRFILERIVKEHESSKILVFVRTKVRAERVMKAMERVGIKSLTLHGDKDQKDRMKVMKTFQGGGTRVLIATDVSARGIDISGIAYVINYDLPEQAENYVHRVGRTGRGRERGQALSFCSEHEKELLVKIEEFLGHRIKVLEYGKGDQLETKEMSLDASQDWRTVMQEIEQEDKKRKKRKKK; encoded by the coding sequence ATGAAATTCGAGAAATTTCGCATACAACCGGAGATCATTCGGAGCCTTGAGAAGCTGAATTTTAAAAAGCCTACGGATATTCAGTATAAGGCTATTCCTGCCATTCAAAAAGGAGAGGATGTGTTGGCTATTGCGCAAACAGGTACCGGTAAAACGGCTGCTTTTGCCATTCCGATCATTGACATGATCCAGGAGAATAAGACCTCCAAAAGATCAGAGGGGCTGAAATGTGTAGTTATGGTTCCAACCCATGAACTGGCGATTCAAATCAAAGAGGTATTTGAGGAGATTGGACAGCATACCCTTGTAAAAACCTATGCAATTTTTGGCGGGGTTGAGCAGGACCGACAGATTCAAAAATTGCAGGCGGGGCTGGATGTTTTGATTGCCACTCCCGGCCGCTTGTTTGACCTGGTGAGCCAGAGGTACCTGAATTTGGGTAAAGTAGAAATTCTGGTGCTGGATGAGGCAGATCATATGCTGGATCTGGGCTTTTACAAAGACATCCAGGACTTGCTCCGTTTTTTACCCCGAAAAAGACAAACACTCTTCTTTTCAGCAACTATCAATGAAAAGATCAAGAAGCTGGCGTATTCATTGGTGAAAAATGCGATCAGGATTCAGATTTCCCCTAAAAATCCGGTTGCCAAAAATATAGACCATGCGATGATCTATGTGGATATGGATGAAAAACGCTTTATCCTGGAGCGCATAGTAAAAGAGCATGAAAGTAGCAAGATTCTCGTTTTTGTCAGGACCAAAGTTCGGGCAGAAAGGGTTATGAAAGCCATGGAACGAGTAGGCATTAAATCCCTGACTTTGCATGGGGATAAAGACCAGAAGGATCGGATGAAGGTGATGAAAACCTTCCAGGGTGGCGGCACAAGAGTTTTAATTGCAACCGATGTAAGTGCACGGGGAATTGATATATCTGGTATCGCTTATGTTATCAATTATGACCTCCCGGAGCAAGCCGAAAACTACGTTCACCGCGTAGGACGAACCGGTCGTGGGCGAGAGAGGGGACAGGCCCTATCCTTCTGTTCCGAACATGAAAAAGAATTGCTTGTAAAGATTGAAGAATTTCTTGGCCATAGGATCAAGGTTCTGGAATATGGCAAAGGAGATCAGCTTGAAACCAAAGAAATGAGCCTTGATGCTAGTCAGGACTGGCGAACGGTGATGCAAGAAATCGAGCAAGAGGACAAGAAGCGTAAGAAACGAAAGAAGAAGTGA
- a CDS encoding thioredoxin domain-containing protein, translating into MPNQLIHESSPYLLQHANNPVDWHPWGEKALKKAKEENKLILVSIGYAACHWCHVMEHESFEDEQVAKIMNEHFVCIKVDREERPDIDKIYMDAVQLMTRQGGWPLNAFALPDGRPVYGGTYFRKDQWIDVLRQLAGLYQNDPQQVLSYADEMVTAMKSMVQVKPPMPGSFSLTLLEKVWETWKERIDFEWGGRKVEQNKFPVPANLRMLLRAGHFLQNEEMLEAARVSLRRMAFGGIYDQLGGGFARYSVDKYWKIPHFEKMLYDNGQLLSLYAEAYEQDPQDLYKEVVYRSLEFIERELMSEEGGFYSSLDADSEGVEGKFYVWSHQEVKEILEEDAQLFSDFYNVIPQGNWEETNVLFSLETEAEFARRWNLNPDSFSQKMAEGRAKLLEARAKRIRPGLDDKILCSWNALMLQGYLDAYRVFGEEAFLQTALKNARFIREKLTDGPQLYRNYKNGKRSINAFLDDYAMLIEAYISLYQQTFEEEWLEQAKVHMEYVEEHFHDSDSELYFYSSDEDPVLIHRKIETQDDVIPSSNAAIAHSLYNLGLLYHKMDYQDKARTMFATIKEDLMMYPAWFAHWGQLALKDLFPHFEVAITGEKALTFRKEIGKSYNPNRLFAGAVSESKLPILDQRFTDQSMIYICQQNSCQLPVSEVEAALEQMKA; encoded by the coding sequence ATGCCCAATCAGCTGATTCATGAAAGCAGTCCTTATTTACTCCAGCATGCAAACAATCCCGTTGATTGGCATCCCTGGGGAGAGAAGGCTTTGAAGAAAGCCAAAGAGGAAAATAAGTTGATCCTGGTCAGTATCGGCTATGCTGCTTGTCATTGGTGTCATGTGATGGAACATGAATCTTTCGAGGACGAGCAGGTAGCCAAAATCATGAATGAACATTTCGTTTGTATAAAGGTCGATCGCGAAGAACGTCCGGATATAGACAAGATTTATATGGATGCGGTTCAGTTGATGACCCGTCAGGGAGGTTGGCCCCTAAATGCTTTCGCTTTGCCGGATGGAAGGCCCGTCTATGGTGGGACCTATTTTCGCAAGGACCAATGGATAGATGTGTTGAGACAATTGGCCGGCCTTTACCAAAATGATCCTCAACAAGTACTCTCCTATGCTGATGAAATGGTTACGGCCATGAAGAGCATGGTACAGGTTAAACCTCCTATGCCCGGAAGTTTTTCACTGACTTTATTGGAAAAGGTCTGGGAAACCTGGAAAGAGCGAATAGATTTTGAATGGGGAGGAAGAAAGGTAGAGCAAAATAAATTTCCGGTTCCTGCCAACCTACGCATGTTGCTGAGAGCCGGTCATTTCCTCCAGAATGAAGAGATGCTGGAAGCAGCTCGGGTCAGCTTAAGAAGGATGGCGTTCGGAGGAATTTATGACCAATTGGGAGGAGGATTTGCCCGATATTCTGTCGACAAATACTGGAAAATTCCCCACTTTGAAAAGATGCTCTACGACAATGGGCAATTGCTGAGTTTATATGCCGAAGCCTATGAACAGGATCCTCAGGATCTTTACAAAGAAGTTGTATATCGTAGCCTCGAATTTATAGAGCGGGAACTGATGTCTGAAGAAGGAGGCTTCTATTCTTCTTTGGACGCAGATAGTGAGGGGGTAGAAGGGAAATTTTATGTATGGTCTCATCAGGAAGTAAAGGAAATTCTGGAAGAAGATGCCCAGCTTTTTTCTGATTTCTATAATGTGATCCCACAAGGAAATTGGGAAGAGACCAATGTCCTGTTTAGCCTGGAAACGGAAGCTGAATTTGCCAGGAGATGGAACCTGAACCCAGATAGTTTTAGTCAGAAAATGGCAGAGGGGAGAGCAAAACTTCTTGAAGCCAGAGCCAAACGCATCCGTCCGGGATTGGATGATAAGATTCTTTGTTCCTGGAATGCGTTGATGCTTCAGGGCTACCTGGATGCATATAGAGTATTTGGAGAAGAAGCCTTTCTTCAAACGGCCTTGAAAAATGCTCGCTTTATTCGGGAGAAATTGACGGATGGTCCTCAACTATATAGAAATTACAAGAATGGAAAGAGGAGTATAAACGCTTTCCTGGATGACTATGCTATGCTGATCGAAGCCTATATCAGTTTGTATCAACAGACTTTTGAGGAGGAGTGGTTAGAGCAGGCGAAAGTTCATATGGAATATGTAGAGGAACATTTTCATGATTCAGATTCCGAATTGTATTTCTATAGCTCGGACGAAGATCCGGTATTAATCCATAGAAAGATCGAAACCCAGGATGATGTTATCCCTTCTTCTAATGCTGCCATAGCGCATAGCCTCTATAATTTAGGCTTGCTTTATCATAAGATGGACTACCAGGATAAAGCCCGAACTATGTTTGCTACGATCAAAGAAGATTTGATGATGTATCCGGCCTGGTTTGCCCATTGGGGACAGTTGGCATTAAAAGATCTTTTCCCTCATTTCGAAGTAGCTATAACCGGAGAAAAAGCCCTGACATTCAGAAAAGAAATTGGAAAAAGCTATAATCCCAATAGACTCTTTGCAGGAGCAGTTTCAGAAAGTAAGCTTCCCATCCTGGATCAAAGATTTACGGATCAAAGTATGATCTATATCTGTCAACAAAATAGCTGTCAATTGCCTGTTTCTGAAGTTGAAGCTGCATTGGAACAAATGAAAGCCTAA
- a CDS encoding OmpH family outer membrane protein → MKKTNNTIMKLKATILALVISLGMLTSIQAQDLKIGYANIEAILLYMPETQTMNQNLKTFSDKLTQDLQSRQQYYQSLIEEYQQLAAETQEEATLKPKQEKIIEVEKELQNKQQESQQKLLERRQTLMEPIIEKMQGAIKELAAEDGYDVIINSVDGNGISIVLHGPEENDVTKKLMTKLGVKLPEGQGGQ, encoded by the coding sequence ATGAAAAAGACTAACAATACCATTATGAAATTGAAAGCAACAATTCTGGCCCTGGTGATTTCTCTGGGAATGCTGACTTCGATTCAGGCCCAGGACTTGAAGATTGGATATGCTAATATTGAAGCAATTCTGCTTTATATGCCTGAAACTCAGACAATGAATCAGAACCTGAAGACTTTTAGTGATAAATTGACACAAGACCTTCAGAGCCGTCAACAATATTACCAAAGTCTGATTGAAGAATATCAGCAATTAGCTGCAGAAACACAGGAAGAGGCTACTTTGAAGCCTAAGCAAGAGAAGATCATTGAAGTTGAGAAAGAACTTCAAAACAAGCAGCAGGAGTCTCAGCAGAAATTGCTCGAAAGACGCCAAACCCTGATGGAACCTATCATTGAAAAAATGCAAGGTGCTATCAAAGAACTGGCTGCTGAAGACGGATATGATGTGATCATCAACTCTGTTGATGGAAACGGAATCTCCATCGTTCTTCACGGACCTGAAGAAAATGATGTTACTAAAAAACTCATGACTAAGTTGGGAGTTAAGCTTCCAGAAGGTCAGGGAGGACAATAG